The Gossypium raimondii isolate GPD5lz chromosome 2, ASM2569854v1, whole genome shotgun sequence genome segment GGTGTCTAAATCTGGTTCCAAATTAAAGTTTCTGCCATTGTCGTTCTCTACCTTTATGAAACCTGTTCCTGTCTGAAAACCGAGACCCATCATAATTAGTCTTTTTTCCCccattttttttggcttttgatCATAACTGGAAGAGaataaaaaggggaaaactTATGAAAGGTTGTCATTGTACCGTGTGGTGGTGTTTGTCGACGCAATTGAGATCCTTATAATATTCAGTCTCCACAAATTCTTCTCTCACTTCACTTCCATTGTAAACTATTTTCTGGTTTCAAAATTTgaagacaaaaaagaaaatcaggGAAGAAAATTTGTAGAAGTAAATCTGCACCCAACAAATGAGATAGATAAATAACAGCACAGTAGAGCATTTgattaagagttaaattatattttgtccCTCTATTTAGAATATTGACAAATTGATGcttatatattagattaaaaagtaaatagaccattctattaaaaattcatttatttttgctatttaaaaTAGATCTTTACATGTACACATGATATGGTACGTGTCATTGTCCCATTATTCTGTCAACCACGttgtttttaatagtataaatggatgaaattttgaaaaaaaaatagttaatttactctttgatctaacatatgtagatcaattaacttatttttaagtaaaataactCTTAGTGCTGAACTTAATTGAGGCGGATAGGCAATACAAGCATTAGTGTTTTTAAGAGAAACTTAACATCTAAAGCCTTACGTCAACAAGCGTTTGTAGTCCAACGGTTAGGATAATTGCCTTCCAAGCAATAGACACGGGTTCGACTCCCGGCAAACGCAGTTTTAATTGTTTTGGGTTTAAGACGGAAAAAAACAGACCTGGGGATCATTCTCTAGACGTTGAAACTCGAGGTATTCAGGGATACCGGAATCAGCGGCGGCAAGAGCGTCGACGTAGTTGGAAGAATAGTCGCTTCGTTGAGGCTTAGTGTGACGTTTAGGTGCTGTGTGATCAAAGTAATCCCTGGTCTGCTCCTCCAATTTGGCCTCTTCTTCCACTGACAAATGTACATCACTCCTATTAGGCCTCCTATGGCACTCCATTTTGCTTCTCTTCCTTTACTTTTCTGAAGACCTATAAGGTCGGCTTTTATTGGCGAATGGAAAgaaagatattttaattattgcttGATATTTTCCCCTTTTCTAGCTTTCATGTTGGCACCCAATTTTTGACCCATAAAATATCTTCACAACCATACCTTATCCACTTGCCACCTATCAATCTTGTATTTTTCAAACCTAAATGTGTACCACTTTTTTGTTtccagaaaaaaaattaaaaaagtctACAGTTTGGACCCATAAGTTACTGAATATCGTTGTAATTGCTTTTTCACGCTCATCTTGCatctaattattcaattttatttatttcaatatctcaaatataatttaatggttgaaaatattaactttacattaatcattcattcaaatatttttaatgtaaatcaTACCACTAAGCTTTTATTTCCaattaattgaaattcattttaaacattatgttaaataaatttaaaactcaaaaatataaaaaaacacactaaatgatTTCGTTATTcaataatcataatataatctaaaaatataatttttattttcgttaTCTTTTATAGTCATATATACACCTTAATAACAATCGACTAATGTGACTCGAATCTAAACTACACTTGAGGTGATGAATTCTTTAACCATCAAGCCAATATACAAGTTCTTTTACGTATTTTTATAACCATATTTTAACATCAAAATAATTACACAACTATAATTACTGAAATAAAAATGTAGCTAAGAGTTGCGAACTATATTTTGAGGTTACAACATTATAAGTAAATATTCAGTAATTATTTTCGAGGTTAATGCAACTGtaattattgaaatgaatgaaaagagatCCATAATTACGAACAAAAAGGATTTACTtcataacaataaataaaaatgttgatGTGTCGCATAAATGATAATATCATCacttaccaaaaaaaaattcactaactAATGTTTcctaaaatgtatgaaaatctCCTTAGATGATATATATGATATGATGCTGAAAAAAATATGGTAGgatataaatattacatattataatttacataaatcatttttttaagtaaactCATATATTCAAAGATCGGCAAACAAAAAATCACCCATGAGAAAGtcgtttgctttttattttcttgtttttgccTAATGGTGGTGTTAGCCTCTGGATTAGTTACCACCCGCCTTTTTCTCCTGCCcatcaaccttttttttctttcttcttctcattcatTCCATGTgtcttctctcttttcagtttacagatctattttgtgggtatctttgttgtcttcacaagttgtAAAGGATAGATGACAGTGCCTATCATCGTTCAAACACCACCAACCACCGGCAATTTCTTTTAGAAAGCTCCTCGTTGACTTCTTAATCTGTTTATGTTTTAAgagtattttagaataataaacgATTACATAAGTCGGTTTGGACTTATGTTGTCTTAAGATTTatatgtttctgtttgtttttccattgtttaataaatattcacttttagaagtttttgtctaCTATTGTAGTGCGCTTTTTAGTCTTGCTTTTGCGAGTGATTTTAGGGTTGGTTTTGTCACcgtcctctctagtttggtAGATGCTCGGTTCTTTTTCCGATTTATGTCCGCCGCTTTGGACCATCCGAGGGTGATTTCCTTGTTGTATTAAGTATAACAGCCTGTTTTCATTGAAATCGGAagagtggtttcgggaccacaaatccgagctcgaaagaaaatttattttaataatattttatggtctgcattatgatagaaatatcgtatgaaaattttgttaagaaaatttttaccgattacatgattaattgataaaatgaccaaattgcatgaaatgcaaaagttgagttctagtagctataagtatcaaatagctatggaattcaaagtttgaggtccttatatgacaaatagactattaagagaagttagtagataaggatgatgattcatccatggaaatttaattaaagaaaaggatgaaattggaaagaaaagatattaaaagatgataaatgattaaattgagaaaatatcatctttttcatcatctttcccaaattcattccatggaaaccctagctaagagaaaataAGCTTAAGCAAGCTTTCTTGGTTTAATTAGGTAAGTATTCAAgtcccatttttagtaatttttatattttcgagattgtaatagcttaatttagctatctcggaattaatttgtaaagatatcaaattattaaagtttttccatggatgaatatagttgaattatgaagttttatggtagaaaatgaaaggttgttgatagataaacaac includes the following:
- the LOC105788735 gene encoding uncharacterized protein LOC105788735, with the protein product MECHRRPNRSDVHLSVEEEAKLEEQTRDYFDHTAPKRHTKPQRSDYSSNYVDALAAADSGIPEYLEFQRLENDPQKIVYNGSEVREEFVETEYYKDLNCVDKHHHTTGTGFIKVENDNGRNFNLEPDLDTSCHASCKGNPATNDWIPAALDAAYVASDKPNRSDQ